In the genome of Pseudomonas fluorescens, the window ATGCCGATGCCGGCCCAACAGCAGCAGGGTATGTCGCAACCACAGCCAGCCGCTGCGCCCGCACCACAGGGCCTGCACGCTCAGGTCATGGCTGCCACGCAGCAGACACCCCCAATCGCACCACAGGCGCCAGCAGCGCCAACGCCGTTTGCCGGCTCCGCGAATGTCCGCCCCCTATTCGAGGCGATGGGCATGGACCAGGCGCAGATGGATAAGAGCCTGGATCTGCTGCGTGATGTTGAGCCTGATATCGAAGCTGCACGTCGCGGCACCGTCAGTTGGGAAGAAACCGGCCGGCTCGCCGCGCTCACCGGCACCACTGTCGAGAAGTTGCGCAAGCACCGTGTAGGCGTTGCCTTCAATGCTGAAGAACAAGTCGCGGCCACTCGCCTGCTGAAAGACCAGACACTGAAAGTTCTCGACCTGGGCAACAAGATCACCAGCGGTACGGCGGGTGAAATCGAACAAGCCAATTTCCTGCAAGGCCTTGCCGACCTACGCACCACACAGAAAGCCGTCATGTCCTCCCGTGCCGAGATTGGTCGGGCGATGTCGGCCATGCGCGCCGACGTCACCACGATGAAGGAAGCCAGTCGAATGCTGGAATCTGTCGGCGGTGCGCAGGGCGCCAAAGCAATTGCCGATGCGTTGACCACTGCCGCCCGTGTCGGTGGCGTCGAGGCTGCCAACAAGATGGCCCGCGCCTCCGGGTCTGATGCGTTCTGGACTTTCTACAAAAGCGCGCTGCTGTCTTCGCCTGACACGCACGTCGTGAACATGGTCAGCAACCTGGCTACTAGCGTGATGAACCTCGGTACTCGAACAGTGGCCGGAGGCATCGGTGCCGTGAAGCGTCTGGCTACCGGTGGGAAATACGGCGAGACCCGTATGGGCGAGGTCGGCTACCAAGTGGCGGGCATGATTGAAGGTGTAGTCAACGGTGCTAATGGTGCGGTGCAATCATGGCGCACCGGGGAAGATGCTTTCGGCGGTAACAAGGCCGAGATTTACCGTACGGATTACCCAGGCCAGAAGGTGTGGGGAATGCCGCTGCGCCTGCTGCAATCCGAAGATGCGTTCTTCAAGAACCTGAATGACGGTATGGAGCGTTACTCAGTTGCGTACCGCATGGCTGCTCAGGAACTGAAAGGCCAAGGCCTGGCCACTGTTCATAAACGTGTGCAAGAGCTGATCGCCAATCCACCCCAAGAGCTGACCGAGGCTGGCCACGATGCCGCGCTGTTTCACACCTTCAACAACAACGCCGGGAAGATCACTCAGGCCGTGAACAACTTGCGTCACTCGTTGCCCTACGGCACCGGAAATTTGGTCGTTCCATTCCTGAAAACCCCAGCAAATTTAATTACTTACGCTGTAAAACACAGTCCGGCCGCACCGTTTTTCAAGGAGGTCAGAGCAGATCTGAAAGCTGGTGGTGCCAAGCAGGAAGAAGCGCTGGCCCGCATGGGCATTGGCTCGCTACTGGTGTCGTTTGGTGCCATTGGGCAGATGGGTGGGTGGATCAGCGGCGGCGGTCCGGAAGATCCAGAGAAGCGCAAGGCATGGCTCGGTGCTGGCAACCAACCCTACAGCATCAAGGTCAACGGGGGATGGTACAGCTATCAACGCTTAGAGCCCTTCGCCACCCTCATCGGTATTTCCGCAGACATCGCCAGCGGTGTGCAAGACCAAGGGCTTGGCATGGCTAGCATCATGAAAGCCATTGGCCGCAACTTCACTTCGAAAACATGGCTCCAGGGTTTGAGTGGCGTCATGCAGGCGATGACTGATCCCGACCGCTACGGCGGGAGCTGGATCAATCGCAGCGCCGCCACGCTCGCACAACCCGCCACGCTCCTATCCCACATTGGCCGGTACATGGACCCGTACCAGCGCGACACGGATCGCGGCAGTTTCCTTGATCAGCTCAGTTACCGCCTGCCCGGTGAAACAGTCGGGCGCGAAAGGCTGCCGATCAAGCATGACCAATACGGCCAGCCAATGATGGAAGCGCAGCGCCAGATTGGCCGCGCCGGCCCTATCCCAATCACCACGCCTTCTGATGACCCCGTGCGTATCGAACTCGGCCGCCTCGGCTGGACACCGCGCGACATGCAAAACCATTTCAGTGTTCGGCAAAGCGGCCCCGGCAAAAGCAGGCGTTTCGACCTGACGGACGATCAGCTGCGTGAACTCAACGAGATTGCCGGTGCGCGCATGCACGCCGCTGCAAAAAACCTGATCCGCTCCGTTTACTGGAGTCGCCTGAACGACGACGAACGTGCCGACGCCCTGGACGATTTGATGAAGCAGGCCCGAGCCTCTGCCAGGGTGGCGTTTGTGCCGTTCTTGGCGAGTGGGAAGCGAGGGGCGATTGATCTTTACCGCAAGCAAACCAGTGCCTGGAAACGGGCGGGGGGCAAATGACGATGAACACCACAGAACAGGCCGCATTGGCGGCTGCACAAGCAGCTGTGCAGGTAGCACAGCAACGGGTTGAGGCCCTACTTGAGGTGCAGCAAATGCTCGATCGCAAACTGCCCGAAGCTCAATTGGTGCTCCGTGCCGCACATGCGGATTTACGCCGCGCCAAGGTCGACAGCCGCAGTGAAAGCCGCAAGGCCGAAATTGCATCCCTTCAAAGCCGCATCGCCGATGCCCGCCAATCCGAGGAAAGCCACCATGCAAACCATGTTCATTGATGCCGAACGCATTCGACAGCTGCGCGCCGAATGCGAACTGCACGGAGTCGACTACAACCGCGCCCGGATCGAGGCCACGAAAGCTGGCGGGTACATTGTTAGGCTTCCCACGCCCCTGGTAGACCTCGGTGAAATGCTCACCGTACCGGCGACTATCGAGTGCCGCAACGCCACGTATGCCGAGGGTGAAATGCTCGATTGGATGCTTCGGCTCACTCGCGCCGAACGGCAAAAGGTGCGGATCGGTCGGGTTTACAGCCTGGACCAGCAGCAGATCAACCGCACGCCACTGGGCGACGCGGAACTGGCCGAGTACCGGGCTGCAGCCACTCACGCCGCAAGGGTGAAAAAGCTCGTTGATGATCTGGCAGCGGCGACCCAGGCCGCAACGGCCAAAGCTGCAGCAGCCAAGGGCGCGGCCAATCTGGCAGAGCGTTACGGCCTGACGGCCACGGCCAAACCGGTGCAAGCCGATACCAAGACTGATGCAGCTGTGCCGGCTACGAGCAGAGCTCTCCAAGTGAAAAACCGTAAACAAACGAAGGTGAAGTCATGAGTGACGATTTTGATGTAGACGAGATGTCTGCTGAACTGACGGGTAGTGTCGGTGTGCCGGAAGATGCAGTCGACAGCGATTCGCTGCCAGTGTCCGTCGCCGACAGTGTCGACGAATACAACACCGCCATCGCGGAAAAAGACCTCCGCATGACGAACGACGTCGAGGACTCGGCAGCCGGTGACGCAGAGCGGGAAGGCCAACGCGGCAAAAGAACGGTGCCGCTGGCCGCGCTGCATGAAGAACGCACCAAGCGCCAGGAACTGCAACAGCAGCTCGCGGCTCACCAGCAGCAGCTGCAGCTCATGCAGCAACAGCAGCTTCAGTGGCAGCAGTACCAACAGCAGCTGGCGCAAATGCAACAGCAGCAAGCCGAAGCCGACGCTATCCCCGCGTTTGAAGACGACCCTCAGGGGCACATCGAGGGCGTCAAAAACCAGTTCCGGCAGGAGCTTGAGAACCTGAGACAAGGGCAAGCGCAACAGCAGGCAGCGGCCGATTTTCAACGAGAAGTAGCAACGGTGATGCCAGCTGCCGTGGCAGCGGAGGCCCAGTTCAGGGAATCGAACCCCGACTACGACGAAGCCTTCAACATTGTGCAGTCGAACGTTGAAAGCCAGCTGCGGCAGCTGTACCCACAGGTTGAGCCTGCGGCCTTCAATGTACTGAAGACTGTAGCGCTGGTTCAGTTCACAAAGCAGTGTCAGGCGAGTGGCCGCGACCCTTGCCAGCACATCTACGACCAGGCGCAGCAGATGGGCTGGACCCCCGGCCGCCGTGTGCCTGGAGTGCAATCACAGGGCTACCAGGTCGCAGCGCAGCCACGGGTTTCGCCAAACACCAGCCTGTCCAACCTCAGCGGCTCACCACGGGCACCGGACGAGAAGGGCAAGCTGACAGCGGCGCAAATCAACGACATGGACGACGCCCAGTTCAACGAGCTGTTTGAGCAGATGGGGCGCGCATCCCACGTCGGCCTCAAGTTCTGACGGGGGTGTGCCATGCTGAAAACGACCAAGGAGCAGCGCATTGAGGCGATGCTCCGCGACCTCCAGTTAGAGGCTGAGCGCGGCAATGCTGAGCAACGCCTGCGTGGTCGACTGATCCTACGGGGCGTGCGCTCTGGACTTTACGCAGCAACGGTGCACCCGAGCGTAGCTGAAATGGCCGAGCTGCTGCGTGAAGAACTGTTCGGGCAACAACCTGTGCTGTAACCCAACCACCGAGGGCGCCGCTCGATGACTAGCGAAAACAATAATGCCGAGGCTCATTACCTCGGCATTATTGTGTCTGCAACACGTATGCTCACCAGCCTTGCACGACGTACCCACACCCCCTCAACTCTTTGACGACTTCTGCCTTCCAGCCACCGGAAGGATCGAAACTCACGTAGACCACGCCGCTGATGTCGTTAGGGGTTTCTATGTCACCCTTGGACAGTGCACATACGTTTTCCCTGCCGAGCTTGGCCATAAGGTAACCATGCTCGAAAACAACGTTTTGGCGGGCACGGTTTTTTGGTTTGACGTTTGATTCATGAACGCCACGCCCATGATCGCAGGGCGTGTAAAGAACTAGAGCGAAATCAGCGTCGCCAGAATAGTGTTCAATTTTCTCGATGATCGTCCTACCACCGCTAGCCTGTTCGTGCAGGATGATCGCGTTGAGTCCGATGCTCTCGATGAATCGACTGACTTCTTGCTTGGCTTCGTTATCTCTGCCATGGACGATGAACACATTCCTTTTATTCCTGGCAACTACAGGGGGCACACTGGTCCCTATTTGGGCGGCAATCGAACCCAATTTAGGCCAAGGTGGGGGTGTAAGGAGCTCAAGACCCACTTGGATCGGCTTCGGGTTATAGCCAGACTCAAGAGCATCAAGCAGCGGGGTGAACTGTTCCGATAAGTAGGTTCTACGCTCAGCGTATGTGGCAAATTTAGGCTGGATAAAGCCCCAGAAAGACTCAAGGTCTCTGTGGAGCTTCAGCCATGACGGTAGATGGTTCGCTATTTCGTTGTCGTTGAGGAGTTCAAGACGAAGTTGCTGGTATTCTGCCGAGTCAGCAGGCTTTCCTGTTGCGTGAGCGATCAACAGGTTTTGCAGATAGCTGATTTTGTCAAAGCGGCTTTCCAAAAACTCTAAGCTCATTGAACGAATTCCATATTCGGTGGCGTGAATCGGCGCATGGACGAAAAGCTACCGATTTGCCTTCACCCTGTCCACCGGATTGCCATCGGCCTTTCTCAGGCGTCACCACGGTGCTGCAGCACCAGCTTTGCCAGGCCTTGTTTGATGTGCCCTGCGTTCTCGCCAATCGCATGCAGGGCACCACGGACGTTCTCACCGGCTTCTGCGTGGCCTTGGCGCTCGACCAGCAGAGTCAGCTCCATGATGGCCGCCTCAAGCGCCAGCTGGTTGTTGTAGATGCGTTCGAGGACGTCAGGCAGAGAGTATTCGGTGGGCATGGCTTCGACTCCGTTCGAGAAAATGGAAGCGTAACAACGACGCGACACTAGGCCGCGAATGAGCATTTTGCGACGAATGTCATCGCCTTTGCATCAGCTCCGCCACCCGGGTTTGCTACATGGAACGTGAAAAAACCGAGTTTAAGGGTGGAGTAGAGCGAGAAAACCGCAATAGCGTCCTCAGTAGTTTCGGTTGCTGAAATCATGGTGCTAGAGAGCGCAATGATGTGAGCTGATCGAGCTGATCGCTGGCTAAGGGCAGGACCGGTTTCAGGTTTGGTGTTGCCAAACATATACGTAAGAGTATTTAAATCAGTGTCGTCGACAATGAAGGTTGGGTTTACTCCAGTAAACGAATCTTCGGAGAAATTGAACGGGTTCCCGCTTTTCTGTGCGGGTAGGCCACCTACGTCAATCCGAACACCTACTGGCGGGTCGCAGACGACAGTCAAAAAAGGCTTGGACTCGGCGTATGAGACTATCGCCAAGGAGAGACACAAGCCCAAGAATGCAGTGCAAAACTTCGTCAGTGTCATCAAAAACACCCTGTTGTGCTGGATTGGGATCCAGCATAGTCAGGATGTCGCTCGGGGGCTGGAAGTCAGTAGTCCTGGTAGTCGTCGGGTCGAGCACAAGCCTCGCTGGCAGCCTCTTCGGCGTATTCAATCTCTCGGCGAACTTCAGCGGGTATCCGGTCACGCGCCGTCGATTCCAACAGGGCCAGCTTGTCTATCTTCGCCAGATCCTCGCTCATGGCTACCGCGTACGTGGCCTCTTCGTACCGCTTCAGGGATACGCCCAGCGCTTGCGCCACCGCAAGCCTGTCCAGATTCCCCGCATGTTCCTGCGCCACGTCGCATAGGGCGTCTTGTTTTCGGCTGGCCTCGGTGGCCATCCCGTACACACCGCCCACCACGACCACGGCAAGCGCAAGCTGCATCCCACGCCCTACCCATTCAACCCAGTTGATGTTCATTTCAAGTCCTCCCCTTGCGCTGGTTGGACGATCGACAAATGCGGGTGATCAGGAGCAACGCCGCCGCTAAGGTAAGCGGCCCACGCCTTGACCGGCTGGGCGCTCCAGAAGTCAATCCGCCGCCAACACCAACCGTTATCACTGGATGCGGTGCCCGAACCGACCTTCTGCGCGCCGATCTGCTGGAGTGCAGTAGGCAGGGTCCGGTTATTGATGTGCAGTGACTTGGTGTTGTTCGGGTATTCGCTGCACAGCTGTTCAATCAGCGCGGTACAGCGCCCACCGTCACGATCGAACGGTGGTTTTCCAGCGGCCATCAACTCTTCGAGGAAGTTTGCGAGCCCACCGCGTGATTGTTTCTGCATGAGCAACGTCGACGCGGTCTGTGGCACCGGGGCGAAGGCGTCCCAGTCCTTCGGGAACGTCCACTTGAGCAGTACGCCCGCCAGCGCTGCCGGCCCAGGCCCGTCGATCCATTCCACCAACGCCTTGTAGTAGGCGTCTGGCTGTCGGTCGGCGATGCAACGCAGCACCAGAATGCGGCCGTCCTTCTCCATCAGTGGCAAGGCGTCTTCATGGTTAGTGGTGATAATGTAGTGGGCGATGTTCCTGATTTCCTTGGCCGCCCGTCCTTTGCCTTCAAACGAAACAAGGTCTTCACTGATCATGTTCTTGAAACGTTCGTAGCCGTCCACCTTGTCGGATCGCGCCATTTCGTTGATGAACACGATGCGCTTGTGCTCTACCACGTCATCGAACTGTTTGTTGATCGCCGCCCCGGTGCAGGTACCCACCATGGCTGGCCCGAAAACTTGGCGCAGTAACCGGTGCAGGATGGACTTACCCACCCGGCCCATCTTGGAATACATCAGGATCGCTGTCGGGATCTTGTCGTCAGGGTGCAAATACATCCACGCCAGCCAGTTCAGGAAGTACGCCACGCCAATCGTGTCGTTGTCGCTGATATACAGCAGGTGCCGCAAGAGAATGCCGATATCATCGGTGGTCGCGGCTACGTTTGGCTCAGCCATGGTTTCCTTGAGCCGGTGCCAGCGGTTGAACACCTCGGGGTTGTCATCATTCAGCGGCAGGCTCGTTGGCTCCATGACGATACGGCGCACCACGCGGCGCAAGGGATGGTCCCATACCCACCAGATGTCACCAGCGGCGGTACGGGTTTTGGTTTCGTTGCCGTCCTTGTCCGTGGCGATCAAGATGAGGTCGCCGTAATGCTTGGCACAGTAGTGCTTCAGTCCTTCCTTGTTCAGCTCATCACCGCTCTCAACATGGTATGCCACCACACTGCCGGGCTTCGTGAGCAGAACAAAATCCTCCCTGATATAGTGCAGAATCTCTTGCGACTCTTTGTCGATTTTCATGCCTGAACCGGTGTGCTCGACTTTCTTGGCCGCGTTCTCCCTAACTTTCCGGTCTGTCTCTGCTTGGACCTTCTGCATGTCGATGTCCGGTCCGCGCTGTGGCGCCCGAGTGGCGGTAACTACATCGTCGGTGCGCGTTTGCGATGCTTGCTGTGCGCTGCCGTCGCTGGTGCCGAACTGCACAGTGGTGCCGCTGTTGAGCATGTCTTCGAGGTTGTCGTAGGCCTTCGGGGTCGCGTCGGCTGGCGGTGATTTGGCTGCCTGTTCGGCTGCCTCGACCTCGGCAACCATGCCGTCAAGCAGAGCCACCCGTCTTGTATTGCCTGCAGCCTGTGCCGACGCCCTGGCGTTGAGGATTGACTGCCATAGTGCTCGCTTCGCCCCTTCAGGGTCGGCGGACTGCGCAGCGGCCTGCCAGGCGTCGAGAAGGCTACGTGCCGGCACAGTGGGCGTGTCGATGACGACAACGTCGGCCACGTCGGGATCAATTGCGGGATGCATGGGGTCATTGGCCGGCGTCGATAGAGTGACTGTCGCGGTCTGCGAACCGATCGCCTGTATTGGCTGTGGCGAAGGTTTGGTGCCGATGCCGTTGTTGCGCATGGACACGTCGAGGGCCGACAGCGAGTGCATCGCAGCCGATGCGGTGGTAGAATATGACATACGTAATACCTGCTAATTGGCCCGGCGACGCTTGCAACGTTTGACTGGGCTTCTTTTTGCCCGGATGCCGGGTGGCTGGGGTACTCGTGTGTGGGCCATTTGGGGCACTCTAGCGGTGCTCTTCAAGCGGGTTGGCTGGCACTGTTGAGTGCGGCCAACGGTGTCGGCGCTTGCCGTGCTGCTGCACGCGCAAGAATGAAATCGTCCACCTCACTCTTCAGCCAGGCGACTTTGCCAGTGCTCCCGTTGCGGCGCGGTGGTCCGACCTCTACGGGCGGCTTGAGCCAGCCAGCGGCGACGTATTTGTCCAGAGTTGTGCGGCTGCCGATACCCAGCGCGTACATCACATCTTCCGGGGGCATCAAGACATCGACGGTTGCGACGACTTCTCGGGTGCGGGCTCTGCTCATTTCGATTACTCCTCTCGGGGTAACTTTCGGGGTATGTCATCGAGCGGCCAGCTTTAGGAGCCTTGATCTAGAGCGCCTGTTTGCACCAGTGCCGCAGTTGATTATGAACTCCGTTTTTATTGTCGACGATCACCCGGTTATCCGCCTTGCCGTTCGAATGTTACTGGAACATGAAGGTTACAAAGTCGTCGGCGAAACTGACAATGGGGTCGACGCCATGCAAATGGTTCGCGAATGCATGCCGGACCTGGTCATTCTCGACATCAGCATTCCAAAACTGGATGGCCTGGAAGTGCTATCCCGATTCAACGCAATGAGTACCCCCCTTAAAACGCTGGTACTGACAGCACAATGCCCGACACTTTTCGGTATTCGTTGCATGCAATCCGGTGCATCGGGCTATGTCTGCAAACAAGAGGACATCAGCGAACTGGTCAGCGCCATAAAAGCGGTATTTGCAGGTTACAACTATTTCCCTAGCGAGGCCTTGAACCCCGTCCGCGGAGATGAAACACGCTGTATCGAACTGGAACTGTTCAAATCGGTAAACGACCGGGAACTGATGGTCTTGCAACTTTTTGCCCAAGGTCGCACAAACAAGGAAATCGCCAAGGGCATGTTTCTGAGCAACAAGACCGTGAGCACCTACAAAAAGCGCCTCATGCAGAAACTCAAAGCCAAATCCCTGGTTGAACTGATCGAGATGGCAAAACGTAACGCGCTAGTGTGAGAACCTCGATGCCCAGCCGTTTGAAGGTCTATCTGATTCAAGTGACCGCAGGTCTATGCGTGAGCACTTCGTTGTTCGGGGCACCGGGCAATGAACACTACACGCTGCTCAGCCGCTCGAAGGCCGGGTCACTGGAGGTTCGGCTGGATGAATCCCAGCGACAATGGCTAAAACATAAAAACCAACTAAGGCTCGGTACGTCGGCCCCGGACTATCCCCCTTTCGACCTGACCACCAGTGGTCAGGACTATGAAGGGTTTACCGCCGACTACGCGGGTCTTCTGGGAAAAGTAACCGGTTTGCCCGTCACGGTTCAGCGTTTCGATTCCCGAGGGGCCGCGATCGCTGCGTTGAAGAACGGCGAAGTCGATCTGCTTGGCACCGCCAATGGATTCGAAGCTGGCAATGCCGACATTGCACTGTCCATACCCTATGCCGTCGACCAACCCGTATTGGTGACCCGCGAAGGGGAAACCCGATCCCTCACCAATGGCCTGGCTGGATTGCGCCTGAGCATGGTGTATCACTACTTGCCGCTGGCGGAAGTCAGGGCGTTGTACCCGAAGGCGATCATCACGTCCTATCCGTCCTACCAGAATGCGATCAATGCCGTGGCTTTCGATCAGGCGGACGTGTTTCTCGGTGACACCATTTCAACTCACTACATGATCAACAAGGGGTACTTGAACAACATCCGCATGGCCAACTTCGGCAAACATGAGGCCTATGGCTTCAGCTTCGCCGTTAACAGGAACAACTCCGAGCTGCTCGGCATCATCAACGCGATGATCACGGCCATCCCCTCCAGTGAACGAGAAAACATCGCCAAACGCTGGAGTGCCGGTAGCGACATTCTGCTGACCGATCAAAAGCTGCAACTCACTGACCGGGAAGAACGCTGGCTGACACACCACCCGATTGTGCGCGTCGTCGTCAACGAAGCCTTTGCGCCACTGACGTTTTTCGATAGCAATGGCAACTTTCGCGGGGTCACCGCGGATTTGCTTGAGCTGATCAGACTGCGCACCGGCTTGCGCTTTGACATCCGGCGCAGTCGAAGCGACGACGAAATGATCAAACAGATCAAGGACAACAAGGCCGATGTGATCGCCGCGTTGCTTCCCAGCGCCCAACGTCAAACCCAGCTGAACTTTACCCGCCCCTTTCTGGAAAATTCCTACGTCCTGCTGACCCGCAAAGCCGCCGACAGCCCGACCAACCTCGCGCAGTTACAGGACAAGCGTCTGGCCATTGCCCGCGGCAATCCACTCATGGATTACCTGCGCAAAGAGTTTCCCCGAATCAAGTTGATCGAAACCCCGGACACATTCAGCGCCGTAGAGTCACTCGCCGAAGGCCAGGCCGAGGGCGCGGTGAACTCACTGGTCATTGCCAATTACTTCATTTCCTCGCGGCTGTTCGAGCACACATTGCAAATCAGCACCACCATCGGCACCGAGCAGGCGGCGTTTTCCCTTGCCACCGCTCGGGGCGCCAAAGAGCTGAACGCAATTCTCGACAAGGCTTTATTGAGCATCTCGCCGGAAGAGCTGGGCATCATCAACAGTCGCTGGCGCGGCTATTCGGCGTCCTCGCAAAGTACCTGGCGCAACTATCAAAGGCTGTTCTACCAAATTGTGATCGGTGCCGGTGTGCTATTGCTGATTTCCATTGCGTGGAACGACTACATGCGACGCCAGATCAAGCAGCGCAAGGCCGCCGAGCGTGCGCTGAACGATCAGTTCGAGTTCATGCGATCGCTGGTCAATGGCACGCCCCATCCGATCTACGTACGTGATCGCCAGGGGCTGCTGCAAAGTTGCAACGACAGTTACCTGCAAGCGTTCTGCGCCAGGCGTGAAGATGTCATTGGCAAAAGCGTCATGCAGGGATCGATGAGCAATGTGTTCGAAGCCCGGGAGTACCAGGCTGACTACCAGCGTGTGGTGGCCGAGGGCAGACCGTTGATCGTCGATCGCGAGCTGCACATTGGTGGCCGGCGGCTGACGATCTATCACTGGATTCTTCCCTATCGGGATTCCAGCGCAAAAGTGCAAGGCATTATCGGTGGCTGGATCGATATCAGCGAACGGCGGCAACTGCTCGATGATCTGCGTTGCGCGAAAGAGCACGCCGATAATGCCAACCGGGCCAAAAGCACGTTTCTGGCCACGATGAGCCATGAGATCCGCACACCGATGAATGCAATCATTGGCATG includes:
- a CDS encoding response regulator transcription factor; translated protein: MNSVFIVDDHPVIRLAVRMLLEHEGYKVVGETDNGVDAMQMVRECMPDLVILDISIPKLDGLEVLSRFNAMSTPLKTLVLTAQCPTLFGIRCMQSGASGYVCKQEDISELVSAIKAVFAGYNYFPSEALNPVRGDETRCIELELFKSVNDRELMVLQLFAQGRTNKEIAKGMFLSNKTVSTYKKRLMQKLKAKSLVELIEMAKRNALV
- a CDS encoding nucleotide-binding protein; translated protein: MSLEFLESRFDKISYLQNLLIAHATGKPADSAEYQQLRLELLNDNEIANHLPSWLKLHRDLESFWGFIQPKFATYAERRTYLSEQFTPLLDALESGYNPKPIQVGLELLTPPPWPKLGSIAAQIGTSVPPVVARNKRNVFIVHGRDNEAKQEVSRFIESIGLNAIILHEQASGGRTIIEKIEHYSGDADFALVLYTPCDHGRGVHESNVKPKNRARQNVVFEHGYLMAKLGRENVCALSKGDIETPNDISGVVYVSFDPSGGWKAEVVKELRGCGYVVQGW
- a CDS encoding transporter substrate-binding domain-containing protein gives rise to the protein MPSRLKVYLIQVTAGLCVSTSLFGAPGNEHYTLLSRSKAGSLEVRLDESQRQWLKHKNQLRLGTSAPDYPPFDLTTSGQDYEGFTADYAGLLGKVTGLPVTVQRFDSRGAAIAALKNGEVDLLGTANGFEAGNADIALSIPYAVDQPVLVTREGETRSLTNGLAGLRLSMVYHYLPLAEVRALYPKAIITSYPSYQNAINAVAFDQADVFLGDTISTHYMINKGYLNNIRMANFGKHEAYGFSFAVNRNNSELLGIINAMITAIPSSERENIAKRWSAGSDILLTDQKLQLTDREERWLTHHPIVRVVVNEAFAPLTFFDSNGNFRGVTADLLELIRLRTGLRFDIRRSRSDDEMIKQIKDNKADVIAALLPSAQRQTQLNFTRPFLENSYVLLTRKAADSPTNLAQLQDKRLAIARGNPLMDYLRKEFPRIKLIETPDTFSAVESLAEGQAEGAVNSLVIANYFISSRLFEHTLQISTTIGTEQAAFSLATARGAKELNAILDKALLSISPEELGIINSRWRGYSASSQSTWRNYQRLFYQIVIGAGVLLLISIAWNDYMRRQIKQRKAAERALNDQFEFMRSLVNGTPHPIYVRDRQGLLQSCNDSYLQAFCARREDVIGKSVMQGSMSNVFEAREYQADYQRVVAEGRPLIVDRELHIGGRRLTIYHWILPYRDSSAKVQGIIGGWIDISERRQLLDDLRCAKEHADNANRAKSTFLATMSHEIRTPMNAIIGMLELALKRLDHQHPERPAIDVAYNSAKGLLELIGDILDIARIESGRLSLSPERVNPGELVASVVRIFEGLARQKELEMVLEFSSANPTFDVLLDPLRFKQVLSNLISNAIKFTEQGQVRVIVDLHPATQPERVQMRLQVHDSGIGISEQDQQRLFEPFAQADNAIQSARGGAGLGLVISRNLCEMMGGSLQLRSEPGVGTQVEVLLQLETLPLQQSAQVAETQIVVATTPLNVLVVDDHSANRLLTCQQLEFLGHRFTVAADGQEGLAAWKDQPFDLVIADCNMPVMNGYELARAIRQHERQTHRPPCTVFGFTANAQPEEIQRCKQAGMDDCLFKPLSLGALSQWVEGIEPAHATPAFSLHGLKLMTGGNPMLNRRLLNELVSSNRQDLQTLLPLSSSGDTQALQDIAHKIKGAARIVQASRLIDCCEALEAACHEDSDREKVAGCCKSMERAILELEDALLRQIEHYDEGKVKEP
- a CDS encoding primase-helicase family protein codes for the protein MRNNGIGTKPSPQPIQAIGSQTATVTLSTPANDPMHPAIDPDVADVVVIDTPTVPARSLLDAWQAAAQSADPEGAKRALWQSILNARASAQAAGNTRRVALLDGMVAEVEAAEQAAKSPPADATPKAYDNLEDMLNSGTTVQFGTSDGSAQQASQTRTDDVVTATRAPQRGPDIDMQKVQAETDRKVRENAAKKVEHTGSGMKIDKESQEILHYIREDFVLLTKPGSVVAYHVESGDELNKEGLKHYCAKHYGDLILIATDKDGNETKTRTAAGDIWWVWDHPLRRVVRRIVMEPTSLPLNDDNPEVFNRWHRLKETMAEPNVAATTDDIGILLRHLLYISDNDTIGVAYFLNWLAWMYLHPDDKIPTAILMYSKMGRVGKSILHRLLRQVFGPAMVGTCTGAAINKQFDDVVEHKRIVFINEMARSDKVDGYERFKNMISEDLVSFEGKGRAAKEIRNIAHYIITTNHEDALPLMEKDGRILVLRCIADRQPDAYYKALVEWIDGPGPAALAGVLLKWTFPKDWDAFAPVPQTASTLLMQKQSRGGLANFLEELMAAGKPPFDRDGGRCTALIEQLCSEYPNNTKSLHINNRTLPTALQQIGAQKVGSGTASSDNGWCWRRIDFWSAQPVKAWAAYLSGGVAPDHPHLSIVQPAQGEDLK